CATCGTTGACAAGGAGCTCTACATTCGCTCATGCTACATAAACGGCTATCCCACAGCTGAATAAGCTTGGAATGCCTTGTATCCGACGACCTTGCCAGCCTCACGGGACTGAGTTAAAGGTACTCTGTTCAATTGCACACATTATGTCATGCGCTCGCTTATTTTGTCAACTGGGTATCGATTTCCAGCCGACTGAGGGTCCTCCTTTTTTGCAAAAATATGATATGATACGACGTAAGAGAAATAATTTTTAACGATCGAAGGTGGGTAAATGAAGAGGCTAAACCCAATGTTGCAACGCTTAGAACAATTTTATGAAGAGATGGTTCAGTTGCGCCGCGAACTTCATATGTATCCCGAACTTTCTTTTCAGGAAGTCGAGACCCCGCGAAAAATTGCCGCCATTCATCGAGAGCTTGGTTTAGATGTACGGACAGAAGTTGGCGGACGAGGGGTTGTCGCTACTTTGCGCGGCGGAAAACCAGGACCGACAGTCGCATTGCGCGCAGATTTTGATGCGTTGCCGATTCAAGACGAGAAAGAAGTGGATTATAAATCGCGGGTGCCAGGTGTGATGCACGCTTGCGGTCATGATCTACATACCGCAACACTGATCGGGGTTGCTCGAGTGTTAGTCGAGCGCAAGGAAGAACTTGCTGGAAACGTCGTGTTTATTCACCAATTCGCTGAGGAGGTTTCGCCAGGCGGAGCCAAACCGATGATCGAAGATGGTTGTTTAGACGATGTCGATGTCATTTACGGTTACCATGTGTGGGCGGGCATTCCGTACGGGGAAGTGAGAGTGACGGAAGGATACATGATGGCTGCGGTCGACGATTTTATCATTCATATTGAAGGAAAAGGCGGACACGGAGCGACGCCTCATGTTACAGTCGACCCGATCGTAGTCGGTAGTCAGCTCGTGCTGAATTTGCAGCAAATCGTCAGTCGGCGTGTCGATCCATTGAAACCAGCTGTGTTAACCGTGGGTTCATTTGTGAGCGGAAATGCGTTTAACGTCATTCCGGGAACCGCTCAACTTAGAGGGACGATCCGTTCCTTTGATGACGATGTGCGAGCGTTGATGGAGCAAGCTTTAAAAGAAGTGACCGAGGCAACATGCCGAGCGGCGGGGGCTAAGGCGCGGATTGAGTTTTTGCGCGGATACCCAGCGGTTAACAATCATGCGGAACCGACCAAGTGGATTGAAGAAGCGGCGAAACCGATCGTCGGAGCGGATCAAGTCAAACCATTAACGCCCATTATGGGCGGCGAAGATTTTGCTTACTATTTGCAAAAAGTTCCTGGAACGTTTTTCTTTGTCGGTGGAGAAAATTCGGAGCTGAACGCGGTTTACCCGCATCACCATCCGAAGTTTGACGTTGACGAACGAGCGATGATTATCGGTGGAAAAGTATTCCTAGCCGCTGTTGCTCGACATTTACTTAAATAAAACCACTTTTTAGTTTTGTTTTTTGCGCTTTTTTCCCTATACTAAGGGTATCGACTTAAAGAGAGGTTTTATGGATGGCAAATGAATTTAAAATTTGTGATGAGTGCCGGACGACAAATGTGAAAACGTTGCTCCCTCTGTTAAAACAGGTAGACCCCGAAGCGGAAATCGTCATGGGGTGCCAATCTTACTGCGGGATCGGACATAAAAAATTGTTTGCAATCATCAATGGCAGACATGTTACGGCTGTGACGGAAGAAGAGTTAGTGGACAAAGTGGATAAAGCGGTGAAACGAGCAGCAAGAAGGAAGAAGGTTTCCCCGACAACGTAATAAAAGGCGCGTAATCGGAAGCGCAGTGAAGGGGCTATGCTAGGAAACGGAAGTGTTTTCTGGCGCAGCCTCTTTTTTGATTGCCTTTGAAGAGCTCTTGGAGTGTGTAGAAAAGGCAGAGGGCGCGTAACGCAAAAAAGCGGGGGAAGATGGGCTCTCCACCGCTTTTCACGCGCTCGTTTCGTTTAGTTGAACCAGCCGTTTATAATCGAAATTAACTTTTTAAAGAAAGCGCCAAATGCAGAAAGGAAGTTTTTCGTTTCTTCTTGCTGCATAATCTCATCAAACTTCCCCTTGGCGATTTCTAAGTTTTTACCGACTTGTTGCCAGTCGATATTCAGGTTTCGCATTTTATCGAATAAACTGACCAGCCCGTTTAACTCATCGCCTGTTAATTGAATCCCCAATTGCTCCGCCACTCTCTGGATTAAGGCGCGGATGTCTTCCGTTGTTTTCGGCGGATTCTTCGCAATTTCTTGTTTGACTTCGTTCATAAACTGGACCGCTTTATCATCGCCGATCGATTCTGAAAGCTTCGCTGTTTTGACCATTTCCTCATTAGCCACTTGTTTTTGTTCTTCAGGAATCTTAATGTTCATCGTCGTTTCATACGCTTTGAGAATTCCTGTTAAAGCGGCTGTCCCTGACACGGCAAATGGAGCAGTGACATACACTTCGGCATCTTTTACGCCCGCTGTCGACATTGCGTTCATGTACATATCGTCTGATACCCATGTAATATTGTGGGTCGTTACACTCAGCTCGGAGTCTTTTTCCCCAATAATAATTCTGGAGGATGAGATTGCTCGGGTGCCGATTTGCGCTTTCGATATATATTCTCCTAAATATTTATGCTCTTCTTGATTGGTTACGTACACGATCAGCGGTTCTTCAGGATTGCCCATTTCAGATAAGAGGGCCGTCTTTTGCTGTTCGTTTAAGTTTTCTCCCAAAGTGATAATCACATCGCCTGGGGCGCTATCCGCAAACGCGGTAAGAGGAACGGATAGCAAACAAACACTAAGTAATAAAGCGAGTAACCTATTCTTCATCATTTTCTCCCCTTCTTGACATCAATCGCCTGTCTCTATTTTACAGCAAATTGAAATGATTCTCTATTGATCTATGCAAAAACAAACTTTTTATGATGCTGGTCCGTCTTTTGTAGTAGAGAGGGCCGCAAGCGGAGAGGAGGGCGACGATGGCGGTGTCAAACGAATCGCTAGTCAATTTTATTAGGGAACATAAAGATAACGTTTATCGACTGGCTTTCAGTTATGTAAAAAATAAGGAGGATGCTCTAGATATTACGCAAGATTCTATTCAAAAAGCGTTGATTAATATCCATACATTGAAAACGATAAATGCGCTGAAAAGTTGGTTCTATCGAATTGTGATCAATACTTCGTTGGATTTTTTGCGTAAACAGCAGCGGGTCCAAGTGATGGATGATCAGCTGTTGGAATTTCATAGTCCGCAAACCGAGGATCAGTATACGAATCTTGACCTTGAGCGGGCGCTCGATGATTTGCCGCATGCATATCGGACGATAATTATTCTTCGTTACTTTGAGGATTTAAAGATTGACGAAATTGCGGAAACGCTTGATGAAAATATCAATACAATTAAAACGAGATTGTATCGGGGATTGCAGGAATTGCGCGTAACAATGAGCGATGAGGACTTGATGGAGGTTGAATAGGATGAGTAAAAAGATGGAGCGCCTGAAGGAACAATATGAGCGGATTGAAATTCCCGTTGAACTTGATGAAGTGGTCGAGCAGGCATTGAAACCTAAAAAGAGGAGCCATCTGTTGCGAAACAGTGTCATGGGAGGCGTGGCAGCAGCTGTTTTGTTTATGGCAGGATTAAACGCCAGTCCCGTTTTTGCCCAATCGTTGGCCGAAGTGCCGTTGCTTGGTTCAATTGCAAAAGTGCTGACGTTTAAAGAATATCGTGTCGCCGATGGAACGATGGAGGCAAATATCAAGGTGCCCGCGATTGAAAATACAGGAAATGAAGCACTGGAAGAAACGTTGAACCAGAAGTATCTGGAGGAAGGTAAAAAGTTGTACGATGAGTTTATCGCGGAAATGGAGCTATTAGAGCAAAATGGCGGTGGGCATATGGGATTAGATAGCGGTTATGTCATAAAAACAGACAACGATCAGATTTTATCAATTGGTCGCTATGTGGTTAATACGGCTGCATCTTCCTCAACCACCTTTAAATATGACACGATTGATAAGCAGCAGCAATTGCTGATTACCTTGCCAAGCCTGTTTAAAAATGATGGTTACATTGGCGTGATCAGCGACAACATTCAAAAGCAAATGAAAGAACAGATGGCGTCTGATCCGGATCTTGTTTATTGGGTCAAAGGCGCGGGGGAAGATGATGTCATGGTTGGACGTTTTGAGACGATTGCTGAAGACCAAAATTTTTATATTAATGAGCAGGGGAAACTTGTCATCGCCTTTGATAAATACGAAGTCGCGCCAGGGTACATGGGTACGGTGGAATTTGTGGTGCCGACCGACGTGATCGATGGGCTGTTGGTGGACGGACAGGACGTTATAAAATAGGACGCAGGGCAAGATGCGTAGAAATAGAGTTGTATGCTGGCTAGAAGAGTAGCGGTTACTGCGATTATGGAGGAAAAGTGGCTGGGGGATGGCGGGGTGTTGCGGGGTGAGTGGAGAAAAAGCGGGTGAGACGAGCTGTAGAGCGGGTCTTTTCCCGCTTTTTATAATGGCGGGCCCCTGGTCGAGTTGCGGAGTGGGTTTCACCCGCTCTTTTTTGCGATGGAAAGGAGGGAAGGCGCTGAATCCCCTTGCATGATCTAGGTTGATGTTAGTTGCCGTTTCTAGCGGTCAAAAGCGCCCTTACAACGTCTTCACCCCCGCTGCCCGCTCATGCAACGGCCTAAAATGCCCTTAGAGAAGCAAAAAATGACCAAAGGCAGATAATTCGGGCTGTAAGGGTCAAAAGCGCCCTTACAACGTCTCCAATCGGCTGTCCGACACATACAACGGCCTAGAATGCCTTTACAGCCGTTTCCCAACCGTATCAGCGTTGCGAAATGCAACGTTGATTCACAAATTTCTACTTTTTTCCCCCGATTTGATGATAATATTTACCCCTGTCCCGCCACCGCTGTGAATATGGTTTTCCATGCTCGACACATCAATAGATTTCTCAAAATGGACGCGTTTACTTTCCTTTGCTCCAAGTATTACCTCGAAAGGGACTGTATGATTCAAAAGTGATACAGTGGGCGGATTGCTCCTAAAATGAGGGTCCTCATAAAATTCAACGGTGAAGCGAACCTCTTTGTTACTATTGTTTCTAAATGAAAGCGAGCACTCGCCATGCAGTATCCCCTCATTGGCCATCTCAAAACTGTAATTACTTTGCTCACTTGAATAGGAAACAGCATAAATCCCTTTCGCTAAAGTCTTTTGGTATGAATCGATTATAAAGATGGGGACAAAAGATACGATGAGAATGGCAATGAAAACAAATCGGCCCCGATTTTTCCTCAAAGACTTCGAAAGAAAATAGAGACCGGTAATAAGTAAAAGCAAAGTTATTAGGCCAACCGTGTGAAATCCATTTGCAAAACTGAGCGGTATATTTAATGCGATAGAAATCGCTTCCCCAATAGGATATTTATGTGGAAAAGGGAAATTTAAAATCATCGATACGGACAAAAGAGTGAGCGAAAACCAAAACATCTGTTTACTTTTTATCAATAGAGCTTTCCTCCCTAAATCATTAAAATATGCAAACTTACAATATTACTCAAAAAGGCTAGAGGCCTCTATCCACATTTGCCGTTAGGAGGAGATGGAGGTCATCCTAATTCACACTATGTGAACAAAGGTGATCGACACGCTGGGCATCCTTGATATCAAATGATATCATATTATGATATTTGTATAAGGGGGGAGGGTCTATGTTTAAAAAAGTATTGGTTAGTTTATTCGTAATCGGGTTTATTTTTGTTTCAATCGTCATGTACAATCACAACCAAGAACCAAGCAGAGAAGATGTCTTTAAATCTACCAAGAAGTGGTCGCGGCCAGCGACGAAGGTCCTTTTTCTTGAAAGGATAGATGACTCGTGGCTAACGATTATCAGAATGGGTCACGGTGTGGCGATTGCCCGATTGGAAGAAAACAGCCTGGGGTTATGGAGAGTTAAGCAGTTGCTATCATCCGTTCACTATCCACCTGCTGCCGACGATGAAGAAATCACGTGGGGAGCAAGCGGAGATGGACAAGGGAATACTTATTATTTCGGTCAAATTATCAATCCAAAAATCAAAAGGCTGACCGTAGAAAACAAGAGGAAGATTTATGACGATGTACATCTATTCAATGTCAACGGGGATCACTTTTTCTTTAAAGAGGTGAACGAGGAGATGGAACTCCCGATCAATATAGAAGCGTATTCCGAATCGGGTGAAGTCATCTATTCGTCAGTATCGCCCGTCAAAAAATAGATGACTTTGCTGAATCGAATAGGCAGTACCCTCATTCTGTAATTTCGTTTACCAAAACACGTGAAAAACTCCTTATAATTGATGAGGATAGGCAAATAATACGGTATTACATCACGATTTTAGCAACTTTCTACTTAGAATTTCGTCAGTATATTCATAGGATGTATTCATTTTGTTTAGTTTCAGTATGCTGATTATACAAGTAGGGGACCAATCATGCTTTTTAACTCTTTTGAATTTATTTTTATCTTTTTACCGATCGTTTTCATTATCTATTTCATCTTGAATAAAAGGAAGTTAACCGAGCTGTCAAAAATTTGGTTAATTTTAAGCTCGTTGGTTTTTTACAGTTGGTGGAATGTGGCGTATTTGCCATTAATTATAATCCCCATTGTCGTAAATTTTAGCATTGGTTATGCGATGAATGCTAAGGCGCAATCGGGTAAAAGAGTTCTGTTAATCATCGGGCTCCTCTTTAATATCGGGTTGCTCGGCTATTTTAAGTACTATGATTTTTTTGCTGATAGTCTCAATCTTGTTTTCTCAACGAACCTTGCTTTGAAACGTTTAGCTCTTCCGTTAGCGATCAGTTTTTTTACGTTTCAGCAGATTGCCTACTTGGTTGATTTATACCGAAAAGAAACAGGAAGTTCCCGTTTTTTGGATTATTGTTTATTTATTAGTTTCTTTCCGCAGTTGATCGCAGGGCCGATCGTCCATCATAAGGAAATTATGACGCAATACCAAAGCGTTAGAAATAAAGTTTTGAATTATAGAAACGTTTCGCTTGGTATCTTTATCTTTTTTATCGGGTTATTTAAAAAAGTGGTCGTCGCGGATACATTCGCGGTTTGGGCTACGGAAGGTTTTGATCATCAGACTGCGCTAACTTTTGTGGAATCATGGATTGCCGTTTTGTCGTACTCGTTTCAGCTTTATTTTGATTTTAGTGGATATAGCGATATGGCGATCGGGGCGGCGTTGCTCTTTAATATTAAGTTGCCAATCAACTTTGATTCGCCGTATAAATCGCTCAATATCCAAGAGTTTTGGAGAAGATGGCACATTACGCTCGGCCGTTTTTTAACGAATTACATCTATTTCCCGCTTGGCGGAAGCAGAAAAGGAAAGGTTCGGACGTATCTCAACGTGATGATAATTTTCTTAATCAGTGGGATTTGGCATGGCGCCGGCTGGACATTTGTTTTTTGGGGATTTTTACATGGGCTGGCTTCGGTCATCTATCGCTACTGGAATTCATTTAATCTACACATGAATAAGGCGCTTGCGTGGTTCATCACGTTTAACTTTGTTAATTTGTCATGGGTGTTTTTTCGGGCAAACACCTGGTCAGACGCCGTTAAAATGCTAGAAGGGATGGTCGGTTTAAATGGGTTTAGGCCGATTATTCAGGCAAAAGGAGAGCGCGAGTGGAGTCTTTTATTTAATCAGGGCGTAAATTTCGATCAGCTGTTTGTTGCTGAGTTTTTAACGATTGTCATTTACCTTCTTATTGCCCTGGTATTAGTGCTTGCTGTCAATAACTCCATGCAATGGACTGAACGATTTCAACCGGATTGGAAGCGTTCAGCGCTCGTTGTTGGCATCGCATTCGTTTTAATCTACGCTGCTTTTTCAACGCAAAATGTGAGCGAATTTCTCTATTTCAATTTTTAAGGGTGACAGGGATGCAGTATAAAAAATGGTTGCGGAACACGTTGATGATCACTTTGCTGGTGGCGCTCCCTTTTATCGGGATTGTGATTTACAACTATTATATCGATCCGCTTTGGAACTTTGAACACGCTCATCCATCTAATGCGGTGAATCTTGGCTTTGATGAACGACAGCAGAAAATGAATAAGGTGACGCACTCTTCGTTTGATTATGATACGTTGATCGTCGGCACTAGTCGAACCACTTTTATTGATCAACATGAGTTCAAAGGGCATCGCGCTTTTAACTATGCGGTGAGTGAAATGGGGATTGACGAGTACCATGATTATATTGAATATGCGAAAAGGATTAATGGAAAAGAGTTTGATTATATCGTAATGGAGCTGTATTTTGATGGATTTCGCAAAGGAGTGATTGGGAGACAACGACCGCTAGAAACGTATCACAAAACGACGGATGCTCCTTTTTACCGCGTTAGATCTCTTTTTTCCTTCGATATGTTTGAGAGGGCGAAAAGGAATCAACTGTACTCTAGGTCGGAGCAATATTTGGGACCACGGTATTATACACGGGATAATGTGGCGAAAACAAATTTTATCAATGATGAGATCGAACAAACGATGGAGGCGTATAAACGGCGATTTAAACAGGAATCATCGAGCGAATATCCGGTTGACCCTGAATACTTCGAAATCCTAAAAGAGATAAAAAGAAACAATCCAAATACGGAGTTTTTGTTGTTTATTGAGCCAATGGCTGCGGAGCGGATTCAACTTATTTTAGGCCAAGAGGTTAATTGGGATGCGTATCAAAAATGGGTAAAGGAAGTGGTCGAAATTTATGACGGCGTTTATAATTTCATGTACGTTAATTCGGTTACAGACGATCTATCTCATTATTTTGACGAGGTTCACTTTTATCCTGAGATTGGAACGATGATTGCCCATCGATTGACTGATTATGAAAAAGAGGAGCTGCCCTCCGATTTTGGGATTTATGTAACAGCGGAAAATGTCGAGCAGCATTTAAACTTTATGAAACAGCAGATTGAGGTGGGAAGATAATCTATTCTATAAAACGATCTAGATTGTTGAATCCATTTAGAGGAGTATATAGATGATCGTGAAATGTGGGAAAGAGGAATTTGTTTTAAATGATTCCGATGAGATCGTGTTCAATGGTATTTGTTATCAGATTACAACAAGGACAGTTGGAAAAGGTATGGAGCGTAATTGAAAGCGCTTGTTTATTAATAGTGGGTTGCGCAAACACCATATTTTCCTACATAAAGGATGTTAAAATATAGAGGGATCAAAAAGACAAGATAAATTGACTATTTGATCCCTCTTAAACTGAGTCGTTCAATCCCATGGTATTTATAATGGTTTCATTGGTTCTTTAGGGTATTCAATTTGATTCAATATCCAAGGTTTGTTGCCTTTTCGAGAGTACGTTGTAAAGTACTCCCGATCAACTTCAATCAAGCTCCAGTTCAATTCTTGCTCCACCATCAATTTAAACGTTTCAGCGCTGGATTGATTATTAGGATCGTATGCCTTTATCCACTGTTGATTACCGCATTGGCCTTTCTCGGTGATAATTAACATCGAAGTAGTTGATGAATGCGTTTCGCCGCACGCCGAAAGTAGTAATAAACTTGATATACTGAGTAAATATAGGGTTGTTAATCTACATCGATTTCGCAATTCCAATGATCTCCTCTTTACTCAGTTTTCCTTCAATCGAATAATAAAACTCCGGTGTTGTCCAGAATAACTGATTTACTCCATTTTTATAGAGGAGTAAACTTGCCTGGCGGCCATTGATGGTCAATTCTTCGATCTTTGTATCCTCGCGATCAACGGAAATTCCCATACCAAATTGTTCCTCAATTCGCTTTTCATTAATTGTAAAAGTAGTCTGTTCCCCTTCATAAATTAAATAGATTTCATTGCTTTTTTCTTCGCTGCTTTTGATAACGAGCACTTCCTGCAAAACAGCAGAAACTGGAATGACATCAGGCAATATAATTTCGAAAGCTGTCTCTTGCCGCGCTTCATCTAGGCTCATGTTCTCGGAAGTCACTTCGTAACCCTCAACAATTGAGATTTCACCTGACCCAGGAGCGTCTTTGCCCTCGATTCGATCCCCTACTTTTACAAACAATTGGGCGGCTGTACCTTGGATGGTATGAAACATTTCTGTCAACCGTTGAAAGGCGGATCCGCTCTGAGGAGAAAAAAAGATCAATGAACTTATAATGAACAATACAGAGGCGGCGAAAATCCTAGCTTTTGGGTGAAAACGAGGTGATTTGCTCCGTTCTTGACGGTTCTGAAATTGTTCCCACGAATCTTGGGTTGAAAGGGGAGGCGAAGGAAATTGATTGATTTTTTCCTGCAGGATTTCACTGATTACGCGTTCCAAACCTTTATTTTTATCTTGCATTGGCAATCAACTCCTTTACATCAGGCCTTTGTTCTAAAACCTCTCTAAACTTTAACCTCGCTCGGTAAAGGCGTGTTTTGACTGTGCCAACGTTAACACCCAAGGCCTCGGCTATTTCAGCGTTTGTCATGTCATGAATGTATCTAAGAAGTAAAACTTGTTTGTGATCTGGCCTCAGTTCGTCCAATTGCTGCAATAAAAGCTTTTTTAGCGCTTCATTTTCAATTATGCTTTCAACCTCTGAAACATAAAAATCCCTTTTCGAAAGCTCATGGTCGATAATAATGTCCTCCGTAGCCGAATCGTTCCATCTTTTTAACTTTCTAAGCTGATCGATCGCCGTTCGGGAGGCAATCGCGGCTAACCAAGCGCCGAGTTTATCGGCTTCTTTAACGGTATGTAATTGTCTAAACGCTTTTAGAAAAGTTTCCTGGGCTACGTCTTGAGCAAGCTCGCGATCTTGAATGATAAAATAAGCGGCATAATAGACACGTTCAAAAAACATCTCATAAATGAGTCGCTCAGATTGTTGATCTTGGCGTTTATTTTTAAATTTATAAAGCAGATTCTTAAGCAACCGTAGCCTCCTCTCTATACCAATCTATCTTTTGGGGATGTTCTTATATAAGATGATTCTATCATGTAATTTCGGAATTGTATGGGGGAATTGCGAACTCAATACTTTGAGATGGAATCGTGATCCCAGTTTAACGTCAATTCGAAGGGGAGTTTGGGGCGGTGTAAAGGTCAGAAATGCCTTTATACCGAGGGTGGAACGAGGCATAGGCGGGGAAATATCAACTATTTTAGGAAATTCCCAATTTACCAACTTCTTTTTTAAAAGAGTCATCCCTTGGCAAAAGGGTGGAACCAGTTCACACTCTGTGAAGTTGGGCGCTTAAGGCGATCTTTATACAAGAGATTTCTATTGTTCCGTGTTAAGTGTTTATTCTCCGACTAACTCCTCAAAAGAATAGGCGTGACGTTTAAATAGGTGGAGTTTCAACTACTAAATCAGGCCCCCTACTACACCCCAATCCCCCAAGATCCTCCGATATGCAGTTTTTTCACCACATTTAGCCTGACCAAATCCAGCCAGCTAGCCCTTGCTCACATCGCCCACCTCGAATGTTCTCATTATGTAAAATCTGTGTTTACATTATTTTTAACGCGTGCTACTATATACCATAATCGTAACACGTATTTGAGGAAGGTTGAGGATGGGTATGATACGTTTGTTTATTTTAGTAAGCATGTTTTTGTTATTTTTAGTGGGCTGCGGGCAACAGGCGCCTCAGGATTCGCAACAGGAAAGAGTAACGACTAATTCGAATGAATTGACGTTGGCCCTCGGTTCAGAACCAGATGAAGGGTTTGATCCGACGACAGGGTGGGGGCGCTATGGCTCGCCGCTTTTTCAGAGTACCTTGTTTACATATGATCAGGAATTAAAGGTTGTCAATGATCTGGCTACGGAATATGAAGTTAGTGACGATGGACTTGTTTGGACGGTCACGTTGCGTGATGACGTCACTTTTTCTGATGGCGAACCACTGACAAGCGCGGACGTGAAGTATACGTTTGAAACGGCAGCGGCGAGCGGTTCAGTTGTCGATTTGCAAATCATTGAAAAAGTGGAGGCGACGGCCGAGCATATGGTGACATTTACTTTGAAAGAGCCGCATTCAACTTTTATTCATGCCCTTGTCGCCACGGGGATTGTGCCGAAACACGCCCATAATGACAATTATGCAAGTCAGCCGATGGGGTCGGGACCGTATCAATTTGCCCAATGGGATAAAGGGCAACAGTTGATCGTGACGGCGAATCCGTTGTATTACGGCAAAAAGCCTTCTATAGAAAAGGTGACGATTTTATTTTTAAACGAAGACGCCGCTTTTGCCGCAGCGCAGGCGGGAACGGTTGATGTCGCTGCAATTCCCGTGATGTTTGGCAAGCAAGGCGCGCCTGGAATGCGTCTAGAAATATTGCAAAGCGTCGATAATCGCGGTATCGTGTTTCCTATTATGAACTCGGGTGAACAGAGCGCGCAAGGATTGCCGATCGGCAATGATGTCACAGCTGATCCAGCGATTCGCCAGGCAATCAACATCGCGATTGATCGAGAAGCTCTAGTTGAGGGTGTGCTCGAAGGATTCGGAACGCCTGCGTATACACCAGTTGATGGATTGCCTTGGTGGAATCCAGAAACGGTTATCGAGGACGGTGATTTGGAGCGAGCAAAGCAGTTGTTAGAAGAAGCGGGCTGGCGGGATGAAGATGGGGATGGCATCCGTGAGAAAGGCGCGCGAAGAGCGGAGTTTACGCTCGTATATCCGTCAAGCGATGTGACGCGTCAATCGTTGGCGATTGCGACGGCAGACATGTTGAAGCCGCTGGGGATCAAGATTACAGTAGATGGAAAGGGTTGGGAGGAAATCGGAAAATTAAAGCATGAGCATGCTATTCTGATGGGCTGGGGCAGTCATGATCCGTCTGAGATGTACAACCTCTACCATAGCAAATATGCGGGAATTGAATCGTTTAATCCTGGATTTTATAAAAATGAGAAGGTCGATCACTATTTGGATCAAGCTTTAACCGCAACAGACCAAGCGACGGCCAACGAATTTTGGAAGAAAGCGCAATGGGATGGTTCGAACGGTTTTAGCGCGAAAGGGGACGCGGCTTGGGCTTGGCTTGTCAATTTGGACCATTTGTATTTAGTTAACGAAAAGTTGGATATCGGTCAACACAAAATTCAACCGCATGGGCACGGCTGGCCGATCACAGATCATTTAACGGAGTGGAAATGGAATGAGTGAGTCAGGGTCCAAAGGGACCCCTCTCCTTTCTTTTATCGGATGGGTCCTCGCTAAAGGAATTAGACTTGTCAGCTTGTTGTTTGCTGTCTGTTTGATTTCATTTTTATTGATGAAAAACTCGCCGATTGATCCGATTCAAGCGTATGTGGGGGCGGATATGTTACGGATCAGTCCTGAACAGCGGGCCCAGATCGCCCACTATTGGGGATTGGACAAATCGCTCGCTGTTCAATTTTGGCGGTGGTTGAGCGCGTTAGCGGCGGGCGATTTTGGAGTTTCCATGATCTATCGCCAACCTGTTTTAACTGTGATTGGCGAACGCTTTTGGAATTCGCTTGCCTTAATGACAGCGGCTTGGGCGTTGTCAGGAGCGCTTGGGTTTATACTTGGCGTCATCGCCGCGATGAAACGAAATAGCTGGGTAGATCGCGTGATTAAATGGTATTGTTACACGTTAGCCTCTACGCCCACCTTTTGGATGGGGATTTTGCTATTGATGGTTTTCTCCGTTTGGCTTGGGATGTTTCCGGTGGGAATGGGGACGCCCGCAGGACGGCTCGCGGAACA
This genomic window from Ammoniphilus oxalaticus contains:
- a CDS encoding RNA polymerase sigma factor — encoded protein: MLKNLLYKFKNKRQDQQSERLIYEMFFERVYYAAYFIIQDRELAQDVAQETFLKAFRQLHTVKEADKLGAWLAAIASRTAIDQLRKLKRWNDSATEDIIIDHELSKRDFYVSEVESIIENEALKKLLLQQLDELRPDHKQVLLLRYIHDMTNAEIAEALGVNVGTVKTRLYRARLKFREVLEQRPDVKELIANAR
- a CDS encoding ABC transporter substrate-binding protein; the protein is MIRLFILVSMFLLFLVGCGQQAPQDSQQERVTTNSNELTLALGSEPDEGFDPTTGWGRYGSPLFQSTLFTYDQELKVVNDLATEYEVSDDGLVWTVTLRDDVTFSDGEPLTSADVKYTFETAAASGSVVDLQIIEKVEATAEHMVTFTLKEPHSTFIHALVATGIVPKHAHNDNYASQPMGSGPYQFAQWDKGQQLIVTANPLYYGKKPSIEKVTILFLNEDAAFAAAQAGTVDVAAIPVMFGKQGAPGMRLEILQSVDNRGIVFPIMNSGEQSAQGLPIGNDVTADPAIRQAINIAIDREALVEGVLEGFGTPAYTPVDGLPWWNPETVIEDGDLERAKQLLEEAGWRDEDGDGIREKGARRAEFTLVYPSSDVTRQSLAIATADMLKPLGIKITVDGKGWEEIGKLKHEHAILMGWGSHDPSEMYNLYHSKYAGIESFNPGFYKNEKVDHYLDQALTATDQATANEFWKKAQWDGSNGFSAKGDAAWAWLVNLDHLYLVNEKLDIGQHKIQPHGHGWPITDHLTEWKWNE
- a CDS encoding ABC transporter permease, giving the protein MSESGSKGTPLLSFIGWVLAKGIRLVSLLFAVCLISFLLMKNSPIDPIQAYVGADMLRISPEQRAQIAHYWGLDKSLAVQFWRWLSALAAGDFGVSMIYRQPVLTVIGERFWNSLALMTAAWALSGALGFILGVIAAMKRNSWVDRVIKWYCYTLASTPTFWMGILLLMVFSVWLGMFPVGMGTPAGRLAEQVTLADRIYHLILPVITLSIIGVANVALHTRQKLIEVLQSDYVLFAKARGESGWTLVRRHGLRNIALPAITLQFASLSELFGGAVLAEQVFSYPGLGQAMVNAGLRGDVPLLLGLVLFSALFVFAGNTAADLIYRWIDPRIREGAAIR